The following are from one region of the Noviherbaspirillum sedimenti genome:
- a CDS encoding M23 family metallopeptidase, which translates to MFSRDKLINMGTSAKQLFGSTRKSRIVSYSALVLAVCAFGAAGVAPMAPDAADLPVKTVALELALPDLQSQIAAHQEAPEYYVREEKVRAGDSLATLLKRLGVDDAAAAEFIKTDHAAYQVLQLKPGKQVQAQTDTDGQLQWLRTTLGNGRDAASNLMIQRAGDGFTAKQTPAALEKRVEMRSGEIRSSLFAATDLALIPDNVATQIVDMFSTDIDFASDLRRGDHFNVVYETFWQGGEYIRAGRVLAAEFVNGGRPYQAVWFDEPGSSQGGGYFGFDGKSLKKAFLKSPLEFSRISSGFSMRKHPISGKWKAHKGVDFAAVTGTPIRAAADGVVQYVGAQGGYGNVVEIKHWGNYSTAYAHMSRFASGIRKGMKINQGELIGYVGSTGWSTGPHLHYEFRVSNVARDPMAVDMPTTQPLAGANLQRFRSVASDMLHRFALLNPAGTDTRLAAIK; encoded by the coding sequence ATGTTCTCTAGAGATAAATTGATCAACATGGGCACAAGCGCCAAGCAGCTGTTCGGTTCTACCCGCAAGTCCCGCATCGTGTCTTATTCGGCACTGGTGCTGGCCGTGTGCGCATTTGGCGCCGCTGGTGTTGCGCCAATGGCGCCGGACGCCGCCGACCTGCCGGTAAAAACGGTCGCGCTGGAACTGGCCTTGCCAGATCTGCAAAGCCAGATCGCCGCCCATCAGGAAGCCCCTGAATATTACGTCCGCGAAGAAAAAGTCCGCGCTGGCGACAGCCTCGCCACGCTGCTCAAACGCCTGGGCGTGGACGATGCGGCCGCCGCCGAGTTCATCAAGACCGACCATGCGGCCTACCAGGTATTGCAGCTCAAGCCCGGCAAGCAAGTCCAGGCGCAGACCGACACGGACGGTCAGCTGCAATGGCTGCGCACGACGCTGGGCAATGGCCGCGACGCTGCCAGCAACCTGATGATCCAGCGTGCCGGCGACGGGTTCACGGCGAAACAGACCCCGGCAGCCCTGGAAAAGCGGGTGGAAATGCGCAGCGGCGAAATCCGCTCATCGCTGTTTGCCGCCACCGACCTGGCGCTCATCCCGGACAATGTCGCCACGCAAATCGTTGACATGTTTTCCACGGACATCGATTTCGCTTCCGACCTGCGCCGCGGCGACCACTTCAACGTGGTCTATGAAACTTTCTGGCAAGGTGGTGAATACATCCGTGCCGGCCGCGTACTGGCCGCGGAATTCGTCAATGGCGGACGCCCCTACCAGGCAGTCTGGTTCGACGAGCCGGGCAGCAGCCAGGGCGGCGGCTATTTCGGTTTCGACGGCAAGTCCCTGAAAAAGGCGTTCCTGAAATCGCCGCTGGAATTCTCCCGGATATCTTCGGGCTTTTCGATGCGCAAGCACCCGATTTCGGGCAAGTGGAAGGCGCACAAGGGTGTTGATTTCGCCGCCGTGACCGGCACGCCGATCCGCGCCGCAGCCGATGGCGTGGTCCAGTATGTCGGCGCCCAGGGCGGCTACGGCAATGTCGTGGAAATCAAGCACTGGGGTAATTATTCGACCGCCTATGCGCACATGAGCCGCTTCGCCAGCGGCATCCGCAAAGGCATGAAAATCAACCAGGGCGAACTGATCGGCTATGTCGGCAGCACTGGCTGGTCCACCGGTCCGCATCTGCACTATGAATTCCGCGTCAGCAATGTCGCGCGCGACCCGATGGCAGTCGACATGCCCACGACCCAGCCGCTGGCCGGGGCAAACCTGCAACGCTTCCGCAGCGTGGCCTCGGACATGCTGCATCGTTTCGCCCTGCTGAATCCGGCTGGGACCGATACCCGCCTGGCCGCAATCAAGTAA
- a CDS encoding anhydro-N-acetylmuramic acid kinase, which yields MPPQASSSSLYIGLMSGTSLDGADGVLAAFPADYRGGPIETLASAYIAFPPELRRDMLALQAAGNDEIHREALLANTLASHYAACVVSLLTQAGVAPRQVAAIGVHGQTIRHRPELGYTRQTNNPALLAELTGIDVVADFRSRDIAAGGQGAPLVPAFHQAVFAAADTVRVVANIGGISNISVLPPRSGDANPVMPSAPGTPGIIGFDTGPGNVLMDAWIGLHQGLAYDSNGDWASSGRVLPTLLDALRDEAFFSLVPPKSTGRDLFHLEWLRQKLAAAEMTGTTPPPQDVQATLASFTATTLADAIASHAPGAAAVYICGGGACNAHLLLQLQSALAQHHMHIAVDSTAALGMPPNHVEALAFAWLAQRFCLRQPGNLPAVTGARGDRILGALYPA from the coding sequence ATGCCCCCACAAGCTTCCTCCTCATCTTTGTATATCGGCCTGATGTCCGGCACCAGCCTGGATGGCGCCGATGGTGTTCTCGCCGCCTTCCCCGCCGATTATCGTGGTGGCCCGATCGAGACCTTGGCCAGCGCGTATATCGCCTTCCCACCGGAGCTGCGGCGCGACATGCTGGCGCTGCAAGCGGCCGGCAATGATGAGATCCACCGTGAAGCCCTGCTCGCCAATACCCTCGCCAGCCACTATGCCGCCTGCGTTGTCAGTCTGCTGACGCAGGCGGGGGTGGCGCCGCGGCAGGTCGCGGCCATCGGCGTGCATGGCCAGACCATCCGGCACCGCCCGGAACTGGGCTATACCCGCCAGACCAACAACCCCGCCCTGCTGGCCGAATTGACCGGCATCGATGTGGTCGCCGACTTCCGCAGCCGCGACATCGCCGCCGGCGGCCAGGGTGCGCCGCTCGTGCCCGCCTTCCATCAGGCGGTATTTGCCGCTGCCGATACGGTGAGAGTGGTCGCCAACATCGGCGGCATCAGCAACATCAGCGTGCTGCCGCCACGAAGCGGGGACGCCAACCCGGTTATGCCCAGCGCGCCAGGCACGCCAGGAATAATCGGCTTCGATACCGGCCCCGGCAATGTCCTGATGGATGCCTGGATCGGCCTGCACCAGGGTCTGGCGTATGACAGCAATGGCGACTGGGCGTCCAGCGGCAGGGTTTTGCCAACCCTGCTGGACGCCTTGCGCGACGAAGCATTTTTCAGCCTGGTGCCGCCCAAAAGCACCGGCCGCGACTTGTTCCACCTGGAATGGCTGCGGCAGAAACTCGCTGCAGCCGAGATGACCGGCACCACACCCCCCCCCCAGGATGTGCAGGCGACCCTGGCATCCTTTACTGCCACCACCCTGGCCGACGCCATTGCCAGTCATGCCCCGGGTGCCGCTGCCGTCTACATCTGCGGCGGCGGCGCCTGCAATGCGCATCTGCTGCTGCAACTGCAAAGCGCCCTGGCGCAACACCATATGCACATCGCAGTCGACTCCACCGCGGCGCTGGGCATGCCGCCCAACCATGTCGAAGCACTCGCCTTTGCCTGGCTGGCGCAGCGCTTTTGCCTGCGTCAGCCAGGCAACCTGCCGGCGGTCACCGGCGCCCGGGGCGACCGCATCCTGGGTGCGCTGTATCCGGCCTGA
- the erpA gene encoding iron-sulfur cluster insertion protein ErpA — MNAITEMPAPIVFTDSAASKVAQLIEEEGNPDLKLRVFVQGGGCSGFQYGFTFDEIVNEDDTTMSKNGVQLLIDSMSYQYLVGAEIDYKDDLEGAQFVIKNPNATTTCGCGSSFSA, encoded by the coding sequence ATGAATGCCATCACAGAAATGCCCGCACCGATCGTGTTTACCGACAGCGCCGCCAGCAAGGTCGCGCAATTGATCGAGGAAGAGGGCAATCCCGACCTGAAGTTGCGCGTATTCGTGCAGGGCGGCGGCTGCTCCGGATTCCAGTACGGATTTACCTTCGATGAAATCGTCAACGAAGACGACACCACCATGTCCAAGAACGGCGTGCAATTGCTGATCGATTCGATGAGCTACCAGTACCTGGTGGGCGCTGAAATCGATTACAAGGACGACCTGGAAGGTGCGCAATTCGTCATCAAGAACCCGAACGCCACCACCACCTGCGGTTGCGGCTCGTCGTTCTCGGCTTAG
- a CDS encoding bactofilin family protein, whose product MFGSKSKSTIDSLIGLSTRIEGNLHFKGGLRIDGHIRGNVIADPSLASMLVISEHAVIEGEVRAAHLVVNGQINGSVYSCELLELQPKARITGDVNYKALEMHGGALVSGKLTHDQVEEPVLKLAAPAKLVGTNT is encoded by the coding sequence ATGTTTGGCAGCAAAAGCAAAAGCACCATCGATAGCCTGATCGGCTTATCCACCAGAATCGAGGGCAACCTGCATTTCAAGGGGGGGCTGCGTATCGATGGCCATATCCGCGGCAATGTGATCGCCGATCCGAGCCTGGCCAGCATGCTGGTGATTTCCGAACATGCGGTGATCGAGGGCGAGGTGCGCGCGGCGCACCTCGTGGTCAATGGCCAGATCAACGGATCAGTCTATTCCTGCGAGTTGCTGGAATTGCAACCGAAGGCGCGCATTACCGGCGATGTCAATTACAAGGCGCTGGAAATGCATGGCGGCGCCCTCGTGTCCGGCAAGCTGACGCATGACCAGGTGGAAGAGCCGGTGTTGAAACTGGCGGCGCCGGCCAAGCTGGTCGGCACGAATACCTGA
- a CDS encoding DUF6776 family protein, with product MSLRKLFGPSLRMKLWRRRLSVAAPRVSIRRHLPWPLRLLLVTVVLGLAGAIALATYDLGRSLAGRGSGVSGVGADDVRQLREQLAQASAERDRYAGSVDAAGSQLQIERSAQTQLAAQVKNLVTENARLKEDLAFFESLLPASTGAQGITIRRLTTEMIAPNQLKYRLLVMQGGKGDREFAGNLQLAVSVVRDGKSAMIIFPDSKSGESDKFKLGFRHYQRLEGMLSLPEGVTLQAVQARILEKGQLRAQQSAKP from the coding sequence ATGAGTCTGAGGAAACTGTTCGGGCCATCGCTGCGCATGAAGCTGTGGCGCCGGCGCCTGTCGGTCGCCGCGCCCAGGGTCAGCATCCGGCGCCATCTGCCGTGGCCGCTGCGGCTCTTGCTGGTGACGGTTGTGCTGGGCCTGGCCGGTGCGATCGCCCTGGCTACCTACGATCTGGGGCGCAGTCTTGCCGGGCGTGGCAGCGGTGTCAGCGGGGTTGGCGCAGATGACGTGCGCCAGTTGCGCGAGCAGCTTGCGCAGGCAAGCGCCGAGCGCGATCGCTATGCCGGCAGCGTCGATGCCGCCGGGAGCCAGTTGCAGATCGAGCGTTCCGCGCAAACGCAACTGGCGGCACAAGTCAAAAACCTGGTGACCGAAAATGCGCGCCTGAAGGAAGACCTGGCATTCTTTGAAAGCTTGTTGCCAGCCAGCACAGGTGCGCAAGGGATTACGATTCGCCGCCTGACTACCGAGATGATTGCGCCAAATCAATTGAAATATCGCTTATTAGTGATGCAAGGCGGTAAGGGAGACCGTGAATTTGCCGGAAACTTGCAATTGGCGGTGAGCGTGGTGCGCGATGGGAAAAGTGCTATGATAATTTTCCCTGACAGCAAATCAGGCGAAAGCGATAAGTTCAAGCTCGGCTTCCGGCATTATCAGCGGCTGGAAGGAATGTTGAGCTTGCCGGAAGGCGTCACCTTGCAAGCCGTGCAGGCGCGCATTCTTGAAAAAGGCCAGTTGCGCGCGCAACAGTCGGCCAAGCCGTAA
- the argC gene encoding N-acetyl-gamma-glutamyl-phosphate reductase codes for MIKVGIVGGTGYTGVELLRILAAHPEVELAAITSRKEDGLPVADMFPSLRGHVSLAFSAPEKAKLTECDVVFFATPHGVAMAQAAELLAAGVKVIDLAADFRLKDTAEFEKWYGMPHSCPDLLREAVYGLPEVNREAIKQARLIGLPGCYPTSMQLGFAPLLAQGKPLVNESALIADCKSGVSGAGRKGEISSLLAEASDNFKAYGVKGHRHLPETVQGLQAIAGRKVGLTFVPHLVPMIRGIHSTLYATILPEARDTDFQALYENHFKGERFVDVMPAGSHPETRSVRASNMLRIAVHRPGGGDLLVILVVEDNLVKGAAGQGVQCMNILFGLDEKTGLAHVPVLP; via the coding sequence ATGATCAAGGTTGGCATTGTTGGTGGTACCGGATATACCGGCGTGGAATTGCTGCGTATCCTGGCGGCGCATCCTGAGGTGGAATTGGCCGCCATCACGTCGCGCAAGGAAGACGGCTTGCCGGTGGCGGACATGTTCCCCTCGCTGCGCGGCCATGTCTCGCTGGCCTTTTCCGCGCCGGAAAAGGCGAAGCTGACGGAGTGCGACGTGGTGTTTTTTGCTACGCCGCATGGCGTGGCGATGGCGCAGGCGGCGGAATTGCTGGCGGCCGGCGTGAAAGTCATCGACCTGGCAGCCGATTTCCGCCTGAAAGACACCGCCGAATTCGAAAAATGGTACGGCATGCCGCATTCCTGCCCGGACTTGCTGCGCGAAGCCGTGTATGGTTTGCCGGAAGTGAACCGGGAAGCGATCAAGCAGGCGCGCCTGATCGGCTTGCCCGGCTGCTATCCAACCTCCATGCAATTGGGCTTTGCGCCCTTGCTGGCGCAGGGCAAGCCGCTGGTCAATGAATCCGCGCTGATCGCCGATTGCAAGTCCGGCGTGTCGGGGGCTGGCCGCAAGGGCGAGATTTCCTCCCTGCTGGCGGAAGCTTCGGATAATTTCAAGGCTTATGGCGTCAAGGGTCATCGCCATCTGCCGGAAACCGTGCAGGGGCTGCAGGCCATCGCCGGGCGCAAGGTTGGCCTGACCTTCGTGCCGCATCTGGTGCCGATGATCCGCGGTATCCATTCGACGCTGTATGCGACCATCCTGCCGGAAGCGCGCGATACCGATTTCCAGGCCTTGTATGAAAATCATTTCAAAGGCGAGCGATTCGTCGATGTCATGCCGGCCGGCAGCCATCCGGAGACCCGTTCGGTGCGCGCCTCGAACATGCTGCGCATCGCCGTGCATCGCCCCGGCGGCGGCGACTTGCTGGTGATCCTGGTAGTCGAGGACAATCTCGTCAAGGGCGCAGCCGGCCAGGGCGTGCAATGCATGAATATCCTGTTCGGCCTGGATGAAAAAACCGGCCTGGCGCATGTGCCGGTGTTGCCGTAA
- a CDS encoding tetratricopeptide repeat protein, which produces MNRIGRNDPCPCGSGKKYKQCCALREPAAPPAGRENARQVLQAALSHHQHGQLSAAEPIYRQALVLAPADVDALHLLGVLLHQTGRHAQAVEMIGQALALQPDFAEAHSNLGEAWRAMGRLVEAEACFGRALAAKADYPQAHHNLGLTLHALGRPDDAIAAFQQALSLKPDYVEALLALARLLQGQGELKKALLCCQRLLQIRSDEDGHWHLYAGILELLSEDALTLVDRDLLLRAFDKNVLDPQKLERMTTAIVCSDPQVQPLLAAANDPQGGVARIAAALADGSLRPLVEMPLLLALLEQSLITDYRLERLLTLARQVMLAAASREESAGPAADVPALERFACALALQCFANEYLYTVTPQEQEVLAALTSKVAGVLDQQATCPVIKLALLACYQALYRAPFAAKILSANWPQGYMQLLFERQLRQLLEEERIKALIPGVSGVTDAVSQAVRQQYEENPYPRWRRRGKPGIAQPLREALHQRLPHFSLPERLPAAPDILVAGCGTGSDAFQVAQAFAHASMLAVDISKTSLAYAMRATREFGVADIDFRHGDILELGALEQKFDLIVCSGVLHHMRDPLAGWRVLTGLLRPHGYMNIGLYSRRARREVSALRELVVQKGYAATREGISRFRRDVMQGGSGIDIGDIAISPDFYSTSACRDLIFHVQEHVYSPLEIAACLDQLGLQFLGFEFSNPETRNRYLARFPGNPACDSLANWEVVEEENPAIFAGMYQFWVSKRG; this is translated from the coding sequence TTGAACAGAATCGGCCGCAACGATCCCTGCCCATGCGGCAGCGGCAAAAAATACAAGCAATGCTGCGCTCTGCGCGAGCCGGCAGCGCCGCCAGCAGGGCGCGAAAATGCCCGCCAGGTCCTGCAAGCGGCGCTCTCACACCATCAGCACGGCCAACTCTCCGCAGCGGAGCCGATCTATCGCCAGGCGCTGGTGCTGGCCCCGGCCGATGTCGATGCGCTGCACCTGCTCGGTGTGCTGTTGCACCAGACTGGCCGCCACGCCCAGGCAGTGGAGATGATCGGCCAGGCGCTGGCACTGCAGCCGGACTTCGCCGAAGCGCACAGCAACCTGGGTGAAGCCTGGCGCGCCATGGGGCGACTGGTTGAGGCCGAGGCTTGCTTTGGCCGGGCGCTGGCGGCAAAAGCCGATTACCCGCAAGCGCACCACAACCTGGGCTTGACCCTGCATGCGCTGGGCCGGCCAGACGACGCCATTGCCGCGTTCCAGCAGGCCTTGTCGCTCAAGCCCGATTACGTCGAAGCCTTGCTGGCGCTGGCCAGGCTGTTGCAGGGGCAGGGCGAACTCAAGAAAGCCTTGCTGTGCTGTCAGCGTTTGTTGCAGATCCGGTCTGACGAGGACGGCCATTGGCACCTGTATGCCGGCATCCTGGAATTATTGAGCGAAGACGCTTTGACGCTGGTCGATCGGGACTTGCTGCTGCGTGCCTTCGACAAGAATGTGCTGGATCCACAAAAGCTGGAACGGATGACGACTGCCATCGTTTGTAGCGATCCCCAGGTGCAGCCGCTGCTGGCTGCAGCAAACGACCCGCAAGGTGGTGTGGCCCGGATCGCCGCGGCACTGGCCGACGGCAGTTTGCGACCCCTGGTAGAAATGCCGCTGCTGCTGGCGCTCCTGGAGCAAAGCCTGATTACCGACTACCGGCTGGAGCGGTTGCTCACGCTGGCGCGGCAAGTCATGCTGGCGGCGGCCTCGCGAGAAGAGTCGGCTGGACCGGCGGCCGACGTGCCAGCGCTTGAGCGTTTCGCCTGCGCACTGGCCCTGCAATGTTTCGCCAACGAATACCTCTATACGGTGACGCCGCAAGAGCAGGAGGTGCTCGCCGCCCTGACGTCCAAGGTTGCCGGCGTCCTGGATCAGCAGGCCACTTGCCCGGTCATCAAGCTGGCGCTGCTGGCTTGCTACCAAGCCCTGTATCGCGCCCCCTTCGCAGCGAAAATCCTGTCGGCAAACTGGCCGCAGGGATATATGCAACTGCTCTTCGAGCGCCAGTTGCGCCAGCTGCTTGAAGAGGAGCGTATCAAGGCGCTGATCCCCGGCGTGAGCGGAGTGACCGATGCGGTTTCGCAAGCGGTGCGTCAGCAATATGAAGAAAACCCCTATCCGCGCTGGCGCCGGCGCGGCAAGCCTGGCATTGCGCAGCCGCTGCGCGAAGCCCTGCACCAGCGCCTGCCGCACTTTTCTTTGCCGGAGCGGTTGCCGGCGGCGCCGGATATCCTGGTCGCGGGCTGTGGCACCGGCAGCGACGCCTTCCAGGTTGCACAAGCCTTCGCACATGCCAGCATGCTCGCTGTCGATATCAGCAAGACCAGTCTTGCCTATGCCATGCGGGCGACGCGGGAATTCGGCGTTGCGGATATCGATTTCCGCCATGGCGATATCCTGGAGCTGGGTGCGCTGGAGCAGAAGTTCGACTTGATTGTCTGCAGCGGCGTCTTGCATCACATGCGTGACCCGCTGGCAGGCTGGCGCGTGCTGACGGGATTGCTGCGCCCGCACGGCTACATGAACATCGGCCTGTACAGCCGTCGCGCGCGGCGCGAGGTGAGCGCGCTGCGGGAACTGGTGGTGCAAAAAGGCTATGCTGCCACACGCGAAGGTATCAGCCGCTTCCGGCGCGACGTGATGCAGGGCGGTAGCGGCATCGACATCGGCGACATTGCCATCAGCCCGGATTTTTACAGCACCAGCGCTTGCCGCGACCTGATCTTTCATGTGCAGGAGCATGTCTATTCGCCGCTGGAAATTGCAGCCTGTCTCGACCAGCTCGGCCTGCAATTCCTGGGTTTTGAATTTTCCAATCCGGAAACCCGCAACCGCTATCTGGCCCGCTTCCCGGGCAACCCGGCCTGTGATTCGCTGGCCAACTGGGAGGTGGTGGAAGAAGAAAATCCGGCTATTTTCGCCGGGATGTACCAGTTCTGGGTAAGCAAGCGTGGCTGA
- a CDS encoding nucleotidyl transferase AbiEii/AbiGii toxin family protein gives MFKRPHHQRVAKVLHAFNRDLLQEAECYFGGGTAIVLSLDEYRESVDIDFLCASNDGYRLLRNTVSQDLGQLLTEPIKHLREVRADRYGIRTVLEVDGIPIKVEMVSEGRIAIEGGLDLPYSRRSGSCIRQYPD, from the coding sequence ATGTTTAAGCGACCACATCACCAGCGGGTCGCCAAAGTACTCCACGCATTCAATCGTGATTTGTTACAAGAAGCCGAGTGTTATTTTGGCGGCGGCACTGCCATTGTGCTTTCCCTCGATGAATACAGGGAGTCTGTAGATATCGATTTCTTGTGCGCTTCCAACGATGGATATCGGCTATTGCGCAATACCGTTTCCCAAGACCTTGGGCAATTATTGACAGAACCGATCAAGCATCTGCGCGAAGTTCGTGCGGACCGGTACGGTATTCGAACCGTGCTTGAGGTGGATGGAATCCCGATCAAGGTCGAAATGGTCAGTGAAGGGCGCATTGCCATCGAGGGCGGACTTGATCTCCCATATTCCCGCCGTTCTGGGAGCTGCATCCGCCAATATCCCGATTAA
- a CDS encoding porin produces the protein MKKSLLALAVLGAFAAGTVQAQTNVSIGGVIRANIKSYKISSTARQTSNELRIDDDFNSRFWLTGTEDLGGGLKALFYVENRFNTDVGTAQGATGNGLGNGDTFVGLRGDFGQVTLGKHTWMSTQGLTTELITGTGTVASIPTSMLATFNVFDQTGAGYLDTTRRLNSITYRTPNISGFSGTVGIAAAGGLSNEGVVTAGNPNYNDGKEYFLQGAYANGPLYLNLAYWDAEVEGGTGADVQQLRFSGSYKFAGFKVGLGVDRAEVQPVAAGANFGGKISRTAWSIPLSYAIGNGTVMASFTKAGDRTGVTDSGAKMYTVGYDQALSKRTNVGVFYSRLDNDRNGAYQPFLAGTTFTGTAPVAGETASTFGVGIHHTF, from the coding sequence ATGAAAAAATCGCTACTCGCACTCGCAGTTCTGGGCGCCTTCGCTGCCGGTACCGTTCAAGCACAGACCAATGTTTCGATCGGCGGCGTTATTCGCGCCAACATCAAGAGCTACAAGATCAGCAGCACCGCTCGCCAAACCAGCAACGAACTGCGCATCGACGACGACTTCAACTCGCGTTTCTGGTTGACCGGTACTGAAGATCTGGGCGGCGGTCTGAAAGCCCTGTTCTACGTGGAAAACCGTTTCAACACCGACGTCGGCACTGCTCAAGGCGCTACCGGCAACGGTCTGGGCAACGGCGACACCTTCGTCGGCCTGAGGGGCGACTTCGGCCAAGTGACCCTGGGTAAGCACACCTGGATGTCAACCCAGGGATTGACTACCGAATTGATTACCGGCACCGGCACCGTTGCTTCGATCCCGACCAGCATGCTGGCTACCTTCAACGTGTTCGATCAAACCGGCGCGGGCTATCTGGACACCACCCGCCGCCTCAACTCGATCACCTACCGTACGCCGAACATCAGCGGCTTCAGCGGCACCGTCGGTATCGCTGCTGCTGGCGGCCTTAGCAACGAAGGCGTTGTTACCGCGGGCAATCCGAACTACAACGATGGCAAGGAATACTTCCTGCAAGGCGCGTACGCCAACGGCCCGCTGTACCTGAACCTGGCCTACTGGGACGCTGAAGTTGAAGGCGGCACCGGTGCTGACGTCCAGCAACTGCGTTTCTCGGGTTCCTACAAGTTCGCCGGCTTCAAGGTTGGCCTCGGCGTTGACCGGGCTGAAGTTCAGCCTGTTGCCGCCGGCGCCAATTTTGGTGGCAAGATTTCCCGTACCGCATGGTCGATCCCGCTTAGCTATGCCATCGGCAACGGCACCGTCATGGCCAGCTTCACCAAGGCTGGCGATCGTACCGGCGTGACTGATTCGGGCGCCAAGATGTACACCGTGGGCTATGACCAGGCCCTGTCCAAGCGCACCAACGTCGGCGTGTTCTATAGCCGCCTGGACAACGACCGTAACGGCGCTTACCAGCCGTTCCTGGCAGGCACCACCTTCACCGGTACTGCTCCGGTTGCTGGCGAAACCGCTTCGACCTTCGGTGTCGGCATTCACCACACCTTCTAA
- the coq7 gene encoding 2-polyprenyl-3-methyl-6-methoxy-1,4-benzoquinone monooxygenase, whose product MRGLDKFIIGLDGALRTVAGITAAGRPNPARGAPESVLDTAERRHSAGLMRVNHVGEVCAQALYASQGLFAKNDAVRQQFEVSQREEEDHLAWTAQRLRELDSRPSLLNPLWYAGAFAIGLVAARLGDAQSLGFVVETERQVEAHLNSHLDLLPAEDAKSRAIVEQMRQDEVAHGAAANGLGAASLPAPVQLAMRGMAKLMTSTAYYL is encoded by the coding sequence ATGCGCGGACTCGACAAATTCATCATCGGCCTGGATGGCGCCTTGCGAACCGTGGCCGGCATCACCGCTGCCGGACGGCCGAACCCGGCGCGCGGGGCGCCCGAAAGTGTGCTGGATACCGCCGAGCGCCGCCACAGCGCGGGCCTGATGCGGGTGAATCACGTCGGCGAAGTGTGCGCGCAAGCGCTGTACGCTTCACAAGGACTGTTCGCCAAAAACGACGCTGTGCGACAACAATTCGAGGTTTCACAACGGGAAGAGGAAGACCACTTGGCATGGACCGCGCAGCGCCTGCGCGAACTCGATTCGCGCCCCAGCCTGCTGAATCCACTCTGGTATGCCGGCGCTTTCGCCATCGGCCTGGTCGCCGCACGCCTGGGCGATGCGCAAAGCCTGGGGTTTGTGGTGGAAACCGAGCGCCAGGTCGAGGCGCACTTGAACAGCCACCTGGACCTTCTACCGGCCGAGGATGCCAAGTCGCGCGCCATTGTCGAACAAATGCGCCAGGATGAGGTGGCGCACGGGGCCGCGGCCAATGGGCTTGGCGCAGCCAGCTTGCCGGCGCCAGTGCAGCTGGCCATGCGCGGCATGGCCAAGCTCATGACATCGACAGCCTATTATTTATAG
- a CDS encoding OsmC family protein, which produces MECTVRWAGLSGMTFLAETGSGHVVAMDGAPEGGGRNLAPRPMEVVLAGTGGCTAYDVVLILRKSGQDIRGCDVSLKSERAEKDPKVFTKIHFHFIVRGRNLKSNLVERAIKLSHEKYCSASIMLEKTAEMTHSFEIVEDDAAPQAA; this is translated from the coding sequence ATGGAATGCACAGTGCGCTGGGCCGGCTTGTCCGGGATGACTTTTTTGGCGGAAACCGGTTCCGGCCATGTAGTGGCGATGGATGGAGCCCCTGAAGGGGGCGGGCGCAATCTGGCGCCGCGCCCGATGGAAGTGGTGCTGGCCGGCACGGGGGGCTGCACTGCCTACGATGTGGTACTTATCTTGCGCAAAAGCGGTCAGGACATCCGCGGTTGCGATGTCAGCCTGAAATCGGAGCGTGCCGAAAAAGACCCGAAAGTCTTTACCAAGATCCACTTCCACTTCATCGTTCGCGGCCGCAACCTGAAATCCAACCTGGTCGAGCGGGCAATCAAGCTGTCGCACGAAAAATATTGTTCCGCTTCGATCATGCTGGAAAAAACCGCTGAAATGACGCATTCCTTCGAGATCGTCGAAGATGATGCGGCGCCGCAAGCGGCATGA
- the rplM gene encoding 50S ribosomal protein L13: MKTFSAKGHEVQRDWFVVDATDKVLGRVASEVALRLRGKHKPEFTPHVDTGDFIVVINAGKLRVTGTKALNKKYYRHSGYPGGIYETNFEKMQARFPGRALEKAVKGMLPKGPLGYAMIKKLKVYAEASHPHAAQQPQALEL; the protein is encoded by the coding sequence ATGAAAACCTTCTCCGCAAAAGGCCACGAGGTCCAGCGCGATTGGTTCGTGGTTGACGCGACGGACAAAGTCCTCGGACGTGTTGCCAGCGAAGTGGCACTCCGACTGCGCGGCAAGCACAAACCCGAATTCACTCCGCACGTCGACACGGGCGATTTCATCGTCGTGATCAACGCAGGCAAGTTGCGCGTTACCGGCACCAAGGCCCTGAACAAGAAGTACTACCGTCACTCCGGTTATCCGGGCGGTATCTACGAAACCAATTTCGAGAAAATGCAAGCGCGTTTTCCCGGTCGCGCGCTGGAAAAAGCCGTCAAGGGCATGCTGCCCAAGGGCCCGCTCGGCTACGCGATGATCAAGAAGCTGAAAGTGTACGCGGAAGCCTCCCATCCGCACGCTGCCCAGCAACCCCAAGCACTCGAACTGTAA